One Silene latifolia isolate original U9 population chromosome 4, ASM4854445v1, whole genome shotgun sequence DNA segment encodes these proteins:
- the LOC141651609 gene encoding uncharacterized protein LOC141651609, with amino-acid sequence MNKLTKQLEIKRFLYQKNVGLFGLVETKIKDQDCTRVLNNLGKHWSGVSNIQWHPGGRIMLIWIAQCFTVTIVKMSDQLISAKVNEVASGNEFMFTMVYGSNDEEDRINLWADLKQIKDTWNGPWCICGEFNNLLDFNERIGRPVHWNDITDFRDCVDYCEVLDIKAQGAFFTWNNKQESGSRVCWS; translated from the coding sequence ATGAATAAGCTTACTAAGCAGTTAGAAATAAAAAGATTTCTTTATCAGAAAAATGTAGGCTTATTTGGTTTGGTTGAGACAAAAATAAAGGATCAGGACTGCACTAGGGTTTTAAATAATCTTGGTAAACACTGGAGTGGGGTTAGCAATATCCAGTGGCATCCTGGTGGTAGAATTATGCTAATTTGGATTGCTCAATGTTTTACTGTTACTATTGTTAAAATGTCTGATCAGCTCATCTCTGCTAAAGTCAATGAGGTTGCAAGTGGTAATGAATTTATGTTCACCATGGTTTATGGTTCAAATGATGAGGAGGATAGAATCAACTTGTGGGCTGATCTCAAACAGATTAAGGATACTTGGAATGGGCCTTGGTGCATCTGTGGAGAATTTAACAATCTCCTTGACTTCAATGAAAGAATTGGAAGGCCTGTCCATTGGAATGATATCACTGATTTTAGGGACTGTGTGGATTATTGTGAGGTGTTAGACATTAAAGCTCAGGGTGCTTTCTTTACCTGGAATAACAAACAAGAGTCTGGCTCGAGagtctgttggagttag